TTCGCCAATGGTCAGGTCTTCAATGGTTGCCCGATGCTCAGAGGGGCCCGTTGCTGCAATGGAGGTTGATGTGATCGACTTGGCAATGGCCGGATCGGAAATCTTGATCTTGGCCTGATCCTTAAGATCGCCCTCTTGCCCAGAACCCCCCGAACCGGTGAAATCGTCACCGCCTTCTTTGTTTGAGTAATTGGTGATAGTGCCCTCATTCGCAATTTCCACACCTGGAGATACAGTGGGCTTCACCTGCAAGTCATAGGTAATGATGATGATATTATTTCCCAGATTGGGATCGTGAGACTGACAAAGACCTGTCCCGGGATCATCAAGTTTAATACCGCCACCGAACAGGTCGGTATCCGTTGCCGCAGTGCCATCGGGTTTTGTATAAGTAATACCGCCGGTGCCATCTCCAAAACGAATATCCAGATTCAAACCCCCAGGCGGAATTTGGAGTTCAGGCGGCAATCTATCCAAAATGGCAATATCATATGCCCCCCCGCTGCTATGCCCCTGATTTTCAATGACAATGGCAAAGGTAATAATATCGCCGCCATCAGAGCCATTGATATTGCTATTGATGGCATTGTTTTCTAAATATGTAGAATCAATCTTGGCTGGCGATGTCCAACGTACGCCTGAGCTGCCCGGTGCAGTGAAGGTGTAGCCGCTCAGGGCCGGATCCATGGTGGCGTTGGCATTATCGGTAGCGATAATGCTTTTCTTGCCCACCAACACCGGCTCATCGAGTACAAAATCGATGATGGCGCTGCTATCGCTGGTTGAATTCTGGGTTGAGCCTTCGTGAACTGTGGCCTGGTTGGTTAATTTTAGCCCATCGGTGAAAGGCTCAGTATTGACGGCAATCGAAAATAAAATTTCGATTGCCGTGGCCTGATTACGAGAATCATCGAAATCGCNNNNNNNNNNNNNNNNNNNNNNNNNNNNNNNNNNNNNNNNNNNNNNNNNNNNNNNNNNNNNNNNNNNNNNNNNNNNNNNNNNNNNNNNNNNNNNNNNNNNGTCGTGTAGGCTGTATTGCCATTGATCGCATAAAAACTCTTCGAAGAGGTGCCTCGGGTTAGGGTTACTTCCACTTCGCTGACGCCCTTGGCATCTTTGGTTATCTTGGTTGTGCCAACGAGAGTGGCATTATCCAGCACCTCAGCTTCGGTGGACACTTCGTTCTTGAGTATATCTCCCTGATCCACACTCGAATCGCCAGAGTTGGTTGCAAGCAAATGCGCATCGGTGAATTCTTCCTGCACCACAGTGCGGAAGGTTATCACCCCTGTAGTGCTGCCTTTATTATTCGTCCCGCTACAATTATAGGTTCCCCCTCCAGCGGGCACACAACCTCCTAAAATTTTTATGTCCAGGCCTCGGTCAGAGAGTTCATTGGTTATATTGAAAACTACCGTCGTTTCCCCGGTGCTGGTCCCGGGGGTTCCCGTATCACGAGTAATTGTGTAGCTGCCCGCGTCCATATTTCCCGCAGTGGGGCTGCCGTGTTCGGTTAGCGTCATGGTTGGGGTGAATGTGGCATCCCAGAGTTGACCATCCGAAAACACATCATCAAGGATAATATCTTCCACAGCAAAGTAATCGGATATCTGGAAATTCAGGGAATACTCTATCGTATCCCCCGGCGAAACCCCGGTGGGGGATACATCATTGACGATGTTCTTGCTCTTTTGAGCTGCAGCCGCGCAGGCGTAAAATTCATGGTCGCTAGAGTCCGTATCACTGGCCGTTTGGGGAGTACTCCCCCAGTTTCCTGTAACCGAGATGGTATTGGGAATTAGTCCATTGCAACCACCCACATTGGGCGTCAAAATATCGTTGCTACTGACGTCTTTGTCTGGAATATAGAATGAAAAGGTAACCGAAGCGTCATTGCTGCCTGATCCCCCAGTTACAGAACCCATATCACAAACCAAAATCCCCCCTGGGGTCGTCGTGCTGGGGATTGTGCTACATGAACCGGAAGGGCTGACTGATCCCACGCTCATAAACTGGATACGGCCATCCAAGTTCTCGGTAATTTGCAAGCTATCAATGGTCTGCCCATCGGCAATATTTACCGAGATTGTGTACTGACTGACAAAATTAGGGCCGGTGGCTGTTTCAAACTCAGACCCTGTGCCGGGTGTCATGATTTTGTTAGTTGTTATCAGGGTGGGGTCAACGTCATTCCCTGGCCAATCATCAATCGTATTCTGGGATGGATTCAGTTTTACGGCATCGCAACACCAGTTATCCAATGGGTCTTCACCAAATTGAAAGCCGCCCCGAGAACGAAAGGTCAGCGCGGTACTGGGGTCTGCTGTGGCGCTCATGGTGGCGTTATAGGTGACTTTAACTTCTGGCTGGCTGGATACAAAAGAGCCGAAAGGCAGTTTACAGGATACGAGTTTATTGCCTTCAGAACCGGTTGGCCCGGTGATAACGATCAGGTTTCCACTGGTATCTTTGGCAAAAGGATGCGTCGCTTTTTCCTGATTATTGAAAGTGGCAATTGAACAATCCAGCTTTTGCCCCAGGTATGTCGCGCCCGTTCCGGTATTAAAATCAATACCATCACCATTATTATACGGGAAAACAACATCGATAAATGGGCCGTAGCCTTCATCGCCGCCGGTATTCTTGAAGGCAATATCAAAAGTAAACAACTCTCCCAACATCACCTCGCCAGGGATGCTCGCCGACGTAGAAGGTGTTGCTGCATGGAATGGCCGCGCCTGCACAATCCGCGTCCCGTGAATCAATATCACAATAAGTACAAGAACTCCCCGTAAAAAATCAAGGGTACTTACTCGCTTTGGCAATCGGCGCAAATCGAAAGGCATTTATCTTCTCCACAAAAAATAAAATGGCTTTTTGGGAACTGCCGTTAGAAACCCCACCTACCACAGGGATGCCCAGAGACCCAATAAAATATGTTACATTTTATCAGTGGCTAGTGCGATTTCAAGGATAAAAGTTATCAAACAACTAACAATCAGGCTGTTTTGCGCATAAGCAGATACTTTTGGCTTGAAGAAGAATAATCAGTTAGGTCCATCTGTCAACACACGGCCACAAATATATACTTCTGAAAATGTTATAATTCAACTACCCCCTCCCCGAAAGGTGCAACGTATGATCCTCCTTAATCCCAATAAGCTCACCCGCAATTACCCCGACGAAGCCTCGCGCCAGATCATGCAAAAAACGGTGGCGTTCTTTGAAAACCAGGGGAAGGCCAAAATCAAGGCCGACGACCACGCCCGTGTCTGGTATGCCGATTTTCTTGAATTTGTAAAACAAGAGAAACTCTTCGCCACGCTGCTCACACCCA
This sequence is a window from Chloroflexota bacterium. Protein-coding genes within it:
- a CDS encoding DUF11 domain-containing protein, translating into DFDDSRNQATAIEILFSIAVNTEPFTDGLKLTNQATVHEGSTQNSTSDSSAIIDFVLDEPVLVGKKSIIATDNANATMDPALSGYTFTAPGSSGVRWTSPAKIDSTYLENNAINSNINGSDGGDIITFAIVIENQGHSSGGAYDIAILDRLPPELQIPPGGLNLDIRFGDGTGGITYTKPDGTAATDTDLFGGGIKLDDPGTGLCQSHDPNLGNNIIIITYDLQVKPTVSPGVEIANEGTITNYSNKEGGDDFTGSGGSGQEGDLKDQAKIKISDPAIAKSITSTSIAATGPSEHRATIEDLTIGEEVTFEIVVTLPEGNSAAVTVTDNLPTSPAGVLSVLSSCVTSVGSNLTLTNNPAGTCPTSFGTHNNTDADAYNDQVVFDFGDVMNTVDGVENNKDQIVLQVVAKVEGEAANQDGDQLVNSVSAKTGSNSQTGSADFDIVVPVLEINGNKTDGSDYFAPGGRLVYGISYQNTGTGPATGVVITETVPANATFDLANSSTGWVLPGSSNACPDNAAAGTVCEYPLGQVN